Proteins encoded by one window of Paenibacillus sp. DCT19:
- the iolB gene encoding 5-deoxy-glucuronate isomerase, whose protein sequence is MSERIVKPEFNPAEDGTLLTVTPESAGWEYVGFQVVQLEENQTWGRESEDQELCIVLLSGLANVRTQKNTWENIGRRMSVFEKIPPYSVYVPSSDQVQITALTKLEIAICAAPGEGSYPARLIAPEDVGVETRGYGNLERQIHNILPEQKEADSLLVVEVFTPDGHWSSYPPHKHDRDALPDESLLEETYYFRVEPQQGFAIQRIYTDDRSVDETLAVNNGEVVLVPCGYHPVGAPPGYEVYYLNVMAGPTRTWKFHNDPDHDWLMNKR, encoded by the coding sequence ATGTCAGAACGCATAGTGAAACCCGAATTCAATCCAGCAGAGGATGGAACACTGTTAACCGTTACGCCAGAGTCGGCCGGCTGGGAATACGTAGGATTTCAGGTGGTACAACTGGAGGAGAATCAGACGTGGGGGCGTGAGAGCGAGGATCAGGAGCTCTGTATCGTTCTTCTTAGCGGACTTGCGAATGTGCGTACACAGAAGAACACGTGGGAGAATATTGGGCGCAGAATGAGCGTTTTTGAGAAAATCCCTCCATACTCCGTGTATGTTCCAAGCTCGGATCAAGTACAGATTACTGCACTTACCAAGCTTGAAATTGCTATATGTGCAGCGCCTGGTGAAGGAAGTTATCCAGCACGTCTGATTGCACCTGAGGATGTAGGCGTCGAGACACGGGGATATGGTAATCTGGAACGGCAGATCCATAACATATTGCCAGAGCAGAAGGAAGCCGACAGTTTGCTTGTCGTGGAAGTCTTTACACCGGATGGACACTGGTCGAGTTATCCGCCTCACAAACATGATCGAGATGCGCTGCCAGATGAGTCATTGCTAGAGGAAACATATTATTTCCGTGTAGAGCCTCAGCAAGGCTTCGCTATTCAACGAATCTATACCGATGATCGTTCTGTGGATGAGACGCTGGCAGTCAACAATGGTGAAGTGGTGCTTGTCCCATGCGGATATCATCCGGTAGGTGCTCCTCCAGGGTATGAGGTGTATTATCTGAACGTGATGGCTGGACCAACGCGGACATGGAAATTCCATAACGATCCTGACCATGATTGGCTGATGAACAAAAGATAG
- a CDS encoding DUF1304 domain-containing protein, with protein MISTIFVALVAIEHLYILVMEMFMWTSPRTMKTFGTTPEFAKSTKSLAANQGLYNGFLAAGLIWGLLYPDSAVGQHIQIFFLACVVIAAIYGGATSSRSIIIKQGLPAIIALLLVLFL; from the coding sequence GTGATCAGTACGATTTTTGTAGCTCTTGTTGCTATTGAACATTTGTATATCCTCGTGATGGAGATGTTTATGTGGACCAGCCCGCGTACAATGAAAACATTTGGTACCACGCCTGAATTTGCTAAGTCCACCAAGTCTCTTGCAGCTAATCAAGGTCTGTATAACGGATTCCTCGCTGCGGGTCTGATCTGGGGACTACTGTATCCCGACTCAGCTGTTGGACAGCACATTCAAATTTTCTTCCTAGCCTGCGTAGTCATTGCGGCTATTTATGGAGGAGCAACTTCCTCCCGCTCGATCATCATTAAACAAGGCTTGCCTGCCATTATTGCATTGCTTCTCGTCCTGTTCCTCTAA
- a CDS encoding DUF4261 domain-containing protein has protein sequence MGLFDKLRRRKKETVQVDEVSTSTPQYETIVGFVLLEREECDLNVFIHKMKQEWDIDIEEQPEESNLFFEVNGMQVVCAHIAAPVPDREVEENAKLNILWREAEQVTSRHQSQIIVSVLNATDAIQGHILFTKTASALLQMDHTLAIYLAPLVVEASQYVEVSRWLKEDELPVSLWVYIGLFQDAQGASAYTYGLSRFGKDEMEITQSAEALSDVYEMMFMTTTYVIENDVTLHDGETLGFTAEQKLPITRSQGIATEGHSLKIGY, from the coding sequence ATGGGATTGTTTGATAAACTTCGACGTCGTAAAAAGGAAACTGTGCAGGTAGATGAGGTTTCAACATCCACTCCGCAATATGAAACCATCGTTGGATTCGTTCTGTTAGAACGTGAGGAATGTGATTTGAATGTCTTCATTCATAAGATGAAACAGGAATGGGACATAGACATTGAGGAACAACCGGAAGAAAGCAATTTATTTTTTGAAGTGAACGGTATGCAAGTGGTATGCGCTCATATAGCGGCTCCTGTGCCTGATCGCGAAGTCGAGGAGAATGCCAAACTTAATATACTGTGGCGGGAAGCGGAGCAGGTGACTTCCCGACATCAATCGCAAATTATAGTTTCTGTTCTGAATGCAACCGATGCGATTCAAGGACATATTCTATTCACCAAGACAGCTAGCGCCCTGTTACAGATGGATCATACACTCGCCATATATCTAGCGCCACTTGTTGTGGAAGCAAGTCAATACGTAGAAGTCAGTCGGTGGCTGAAGGAGGACGAACTCCCCGTATCGCTGTGGGTGTACATTGGTTTATTCCAAGATGCTCAAGGTGCTTCGGCTTATACATACGGTTTAAGTAGGTTTGGGAAAGACGAGATGGAAATCACCCAATCTGCTGAAGCGTTAAGTGATGTGTATGAGATGATGTTTATGACTACAACTTATGTCATCGAGAATGATGTCACGTTGCACGACGGGGAGACACTTGGGTTTACCGCAGAACAGAAGCTGCCAATCACTCGTTCGCAGGGAATAGCTACAGAAGGTCATAGTCTCAAAATAGGTTATTAG
- a CDS encoding GNAT family N-acetyltransferase: MTDIVVRPIDERDVPFLWEMLYASLYTREGDEPFERDVIHSPGLSKYVDGWGREGDFGFVAVAKQEGQDRRLGSITLRFFDEQNAGFGYVNAETPEMGMAIIEEARGKGVGTRLIQAALEEAKQRDIAAVSLSVDPDNEAIRLYRRFGFIEVGMCDTSVTMVCAIQ, translated from the coding sequence ATGACTGATATTGTCGTTCGACCCATTGATGAGCGAGATGTTCCATTTTTGTGGGAAATGTTATATGCATCCTTGTATACCAGAGAGGGAGACGAGCCATTTGAACGGGATGTTATCCATAGCCCTGGTTTATCTAAATACGTAGATGGATGGGGAAGAGAAGGCGACTTTGGATTTGTGGCTGTGGCTAAGCAAGAGGGGCAGGACAGAAGGTTAGGCTCAATCACACTAAGGTTCTTCGATGAACAAAATGCAGGATTCGGCTACGTCAATGCGGAGACACCAGAGATGGGAATGGCGATCATTGAAGAAGCACGTGGAAAAGGCGTGGGTACACGGTTAATTCAAGCTGCATTGGAAGAAGCGAAGCAAAGGGATATTGCTGCCGTGTCACTTAGTGTTGATCCGGATAACGAAGCGATTCGATTGTATCGTCGATTTGGATTTATTGAAGTAGGCATGTGTGATACATCGGTCACGATGGTATGCGCTATACAGTAA
- the iolG gene encoding inositol 2-dehydrogenase: MGKDKVRVGIIGAGRIGKIHADNLLRNPHVEIVGISDLFAGPELEAWAGMRGISVVTTDSTELIEHPDVDAVLICSSTDTHVPLIELAAQAGKHIFCEKPVSMDLHQTEAAVAAVQQAGVKLQIGFNRRFDHNFRQVRAHVQDGSIGEPHIIKITSRDPSPPPAEYIRVSGGIFMDMMIHDFDMARYLSGSEVEEVYAQGNVLVDPVFAEYGDVDTAIVTMNFANGAIGVIDNSRRAVYGYDQRVEVFGSKGSTAAANDHPNTVELSTATGLLRDKPLHFFLERYNEAYVQETALFIEAILKDIPVIVDGHDAVQAERIAYAARMSLQQGRPVKLLEVPSVLVDSQTAVQS; this comes from the coding sequence ATGGGCAAGGACAAGGTAAGAGTGGGTATTATTGGCGCAGGACGAATTGGTAAAATTCATGCCGACAATTTGTTGCGCAATCCTCATGTGGAGATCGTAGGCATAAGTGATCTATTTGCGGGACCAGAGCTTGAAGCTTGGGCAGGGATGCGCGGTATCTCTGTGGTAACAACGGACAGTACAGAGCTTATTGAACACCCTGACGTAGATGCTGTGTTGATCTGTTCCTCAACAGATACTCATGTGCCACTTATTGAATTAGCAGCGCAAGCAGGTAAGCATATTTTCTGTGAAAAACCTGTGAGTATGGATCTTCATCAGACAGAGGCAGCCGTAGCGGCTGTACAGCAGGCAGGAGTGAAGCTACAGATCGGATTCAATCGACGCTTTGATCATAATTTCAGACAGGTGCGCGCACATGTACAGGATGGCTCCATCGGAGAGCCACATATTATCAAGATTACCTCTCGTGACCCTAGCCCGCCTCCTGCGGAATATATCCGGGTATCAGGTGGGATTTTCATGGATATGATGATTCATGATTTTGATATGGCTCGTTATCTCTCAGGCAGTGAAGTAGAGGAAGTGTATGCACAAGGCAATGTGCTGGTGGATCCTGTATTTGCTGAATATGGAGATGTGGATACCGCGATTGTTACGATGAATTTTGCCAATGGAGCCATTGGTGTTATAGATAACAGCCGCCGAGCGGTTTACGGATACGATCAGCGTGTGGAAGTGTTTGGATCGAAGGGTAGCACTGCGGCTGCCAATGATCATCCGAATACGGTAGAGCTTAGCACAGCTACGGGATTGCTACGGGACAAACCACTTCACTTTTTCCTTGAACGTTACAACGAAGCGTATGTACAAGAAACCGCACTGTTTATAGAGGCTATCCTGAAGGATATACCTGTGATCGTGGATGGTCATGATGCGGTTCAAGCAGAACGGATTGCATATGCGGCTCGGATGTCACTCCAACAGGGAAGACCCGTCAAACTTCTTGAGGTACCGAGTGTATTGGTGGATTCGCAGACGGCTGTTCAATCTTAA
- the iolE gene encoding myo-inosose-2 dehydratase: protein MSKLPFQLGIHPINWVGEDVKEHGDATTCEQILDDIQRLGLTGTEMGRKYPTDPATLREELNKRNIRLVSQWKSVLLSDPAYRVSELDSYRKHAEFLQSMGSKVISTAEVGGSLHFDPRRTPHEKEVLRLSESEWHTFADGLNAAGAIAQEYGLKLTYHHHGGTVVEQPDEIDRLMELTDPSLVYLLYDTGHAYYGGADPLTVLRKHYDRIAYIHLKDIRPHVLDEAREAQSDFVGCIRRGVFTVPGDGCIDFAPILQELIIGGYDGWAMLEGEQDPAIHNPYEYAKRSLQYMESLIG from the coding sequence ATGAGTAAGTTGCCATTTCAGCTCGGGATTCATCCGATTAATTGGGTTGGCGAGGATGTGAAGGAACATGGCGATGCCACAACCTGTGAGCAGATTCTAGATGACATTCAGCGTCTCGGGTTAACAGGTACAGAGATGGGACGTAAATATCCAACCGATCCTGCCACGCTAAGGGAGGAATTGAACAAACGAAACATCCGTCTTGTATCCCAATGGAAATCCGTGTTGCTGTCAGACCCAGCATACCGTGTGTCCGAGCTAGACAGTTACCGTAAACATGCGGAATTTTTACAGTCGATGGGTAGTAAGGTGATTAGTACAGCAGAGGTCGGTGGTTCGCTGCATTTTGATCCACGGCGCACACCACATGAAAAAGAAGTATTAAGATTGAGCGAATCGGAATGGCATACATTTGCAGATGGCTTGAATGCAGCGGGAGCTATTGCTCAAGAGTATGGGCTCAAGCTCACATATCACCATCATGGAGGCACTGTGGTAGAGCAGCCAGATGAGATTGATAGGCTTATGGAGCTCACCGACCCTTCACTGGTGTACCTCCTGTATGATACGGGTCATGCTTATTACGGTGGTGCAGATCCACTTACGGTGCTCCGTAAACATTATGACCGGATAGCTTATATCCACTTGAAGGATATTCGTCCACATGTGCTTGATGAGGCTAGAGAGGCACAATCTGATTTTGTAGGTTGTATTCGTAGAGGCGTGTTTACTGTACCGGGTGACGGATGTATTGATTTTGCACCAATTCTTCAGGAATTGATCATAGGAGGATACGACGGTTGGGCGATGCTCGAAGGGGAACAAGACCCAGCCATTCATAATCCTTATGAGTATGCGAAACGCTCTTTGCAATACATGGAATCACTAATCGGGTAG
- the iolC gene encoding 5-dehydro-2-deoxygluconokinase translates to MTYVSFPVSRKLDFTAIGRLCIDLNANEINRPMEETMTFTKYVGGSPANITIGMSRLGMKTAFIGKIADDQMGRFIQSYLEQNTIDTSNVVSDDTGAVTGLAFTEIKSPTDCSILMYRDNVADLKLQPREVQEQLIADSSVLLISGTALAQSPSREAVLQALTYAKRHGTVIVFDLDYRPYTWSSAEETAVYYNLAAEKCDIILGTREEFDMMETFDYNPEHNDQVTAQKWFDFDAKIVVIKHGKEGSIAYTREGLSHRADSYPARVVKTFGAGDSYAAGFLYGLMQGWTIGRSMGYGAAAASIVISSHSCSDAMPTVEQVNEYIERCNRGEITV, encoded by the coding sequence ATGACCTACGTATCCTTTCCGGTATCCAGAAAGCTAGACTTCACTGCGATTGGCCGATTATGCATCGATCTTAATGCCAACGAGATCAACCGCCCTATGGAAGAAACGATGACGTTTACGAAATATGTAGGCGGCTCTCCCGCCAATATTACGATTGGTATGTCAAGGCTTGGCATGAAGACAGCGTTTATTGGCAAGATTGCAGACGATCAGATGGGACGCTTCATCCAAAGTTATCTGGAGCAGAACACCATCGACACCTCCAATGTCGTATCGGATGATACGGGGGCAGTTACAGGACTTGCGTTTACAGAGATCAAAAGCCCGACCGATTGCAGTATTCTGATGTACCGGGATAACGTAGCTGATCTGAAGTTGCAGCCGCGCGAGGTGCAGGAGCAACTCATTGCAGATTCTAGCGTGCTCCTGATTTCTGGTACGGCTCTAGCTCAGAGTCCTTCGCGTGAAGCGGTGTTGCAGGCACTAACTTATGCGAAGAGACATGGGACTGTCATTGTGTTTGATCTAGATTACCGTCCGTATACGTGGTCTTCGGCAGAAGAAACAGCGGTCTATTACAATCTGGCAGCGGAGAAGTGTGACATCATTCTAGGGACTCGCGAAGAGTTCGATATGATGGAAACGTTCGATTATAACCCCGAGCATAACGATCAGGTGACAGCTCAGAAATGGTTCGACTTTGATGCCAAAATCGTAGTGATCAAGCACGGCAAGGAAGGTTCCATTGCGTATACAAGAGAAGGACTATCCCACCGTGCGGATAGTTATCCAGCTCGTGTTGTCAAAACATTTGGAGCCGGAGATTCTTACGCAGCCGGATTCCTATATGGTCTGATGCAAGGATGGACGATTGGACGCAGTATGGGGTATGGTGCTGCAGCAGCCAGCATCGTCATCTCCAGTCACAGTTGTTCGGATGCAATGCCTACGGTGGAGCAGGTGAATGAATATATCGAACGCTGCAACCGAGGCGAAATCACAGTGTGA
- a CDS encoding LacI family DNA-binding transcriptional regulator, with the protein MKATIYDIAREAGVSIATVSQVINGKGKISEKRRAEIMEIMERLHYQPSAIAAALTGKQTYTLGLLVPDISNPYFAELARAVEDRSRKLGYSVVICSTDNKDERVERYLNLLQQKRVDGMMIGTGIDNADILAPLLQQSIPVALIARQMPTLSVHTVTIDDRLGGALAAQHLLELGHTNLAVLSEPFKVSSSQERIRGFREQLQQAGHTLASERIRASSADLNAAKQEVLQLLSDIERPTGLFCCNDIQAIGALQAAKELGLRVPEDVSIIGFDNTILASVTSPPLTTIAQPIEELGRHAVDILIEELKDHKKQPQQKVLKPELVVRESTGRKVER; encoded by the coding sequence TTGAAAGCAACCATTTACGATATAGCACGTGAAGCAGGCGTATCAATAGCAACGGTCTCTCAGGTCATTAACGGCAAAGGGAAAATCAGTGAAAAGCGTCGCGCCGAGATTATGGAGATTATGGAACGTCTGCACTATCAACCAAGTGCCATTGCCGCCGCACTTACAGGCAAACAGACATATACGCTGGGACTGCTCGTTCCCGATATTTCGAATCCATATTTCGCCGAGCTGGCTCGGGCGGTGGAGGATCGAAGTCGCAAGCTGGGATATAGCGTCGTGATCTGCAGTACAGATAACAAGGACGAGCGGGTAGAGCGTTACCTGAATCTGTTACAGCAAAAAAGAGTCGATGGCATGATGATCGGAACAGGGATCGACAATGCAGATATATTGGCACCACTGCTGCAACAGTCGATTCCTGTTGCGTTGATTGCCCGACAGATGCCAACGCTATCTGTGCACACCGTCACTATTGATGACCGATTAGGCGGTGCATTGGCTGCCCAGCACTTGCTTGAACTGGGGCACACCAATCTCGCTGTATTATCTGAACCGTTCAAGGTGAGCAGTAGTCAAGAGCGCATCCGAGGTTTCCGCGAGCAGCTGCAGCAGGCAGGACACACGCTTGCATCGGAACGGATCAGAGCTTCTTCTGCTGACTTGAACGCGGCCAAACAGGAAGTGCTTCAACTCCTTAGCGATATCGAGCGCCCAACAGGTCTATTCTGTTGTAATGACATACAGGCGATAGGTGCGCTACAGGCAGCGAAGGAACTAGGCCTACGTGTACCTGAAGATGTGTCGATTATTGGTTTCGATAATACCATTCTGGCGTCAGTGACGAGCCCGCCGCTCACAACAATTGCTCAGCCTATTGAAGAACTAGGTCGTCATGCGGTGGATATTCTTATTGAAGAGTTGAAGGATCACAAGAAGCAGCCACAGCAGAAGGTGTTGAAGCCTGAGTTGGTGGTACGAGAGTCAACAGGACGTAAGGTTGAACGCTAA
- a CDS encoding methyl-accepting chemotaxis protein, with protein MKLKLKLMLAFLITVLVTAGALAPLGLYQSGKQATQSVNNKLDGLVSAATFQLDGWLHGNEKLVETVGLVFQEAVPASDVNEDYLSIMYQGTNQNNIEDLYYGNEDGQFINGSDFVQAADYDPRERSWYKEAVAADKLIFTDPYIDNKSKQFTVSIAMPVKTENGALQGVVASDILLSKLTDTVNQIDLGGLGYTFMLDKNGVILAHPKAELASTSAADNAELGPLLPEMLANPSGQESFQYNGDNLLLYFKQIPSTGWIVGSVISEKLAYAEYYQLRDQYILIITVTLVVVLAAAYGVAARLIKPLKRLQLMSAQMSEGDFTGRVPSKGKDEFAELGVAFNSMSDQLSQLLQQVQQSADRVQDISHDMENHTGNTQRIAEQISIATDELAQGSSSQAESVYEGSNRLTEMSHTVNGINGSIEQSVAMMQEATDAMHAGLQAVDHQVHLAEDNRKSIQQVGESIHLLADKSRKIEDIASMIRDISAQTNLLALNASIEAARAGEQGRGFAVVAGEVRKLAEQSSQSVDSIIVLLSEIQAASSQSVDEVTSAEQVTQQQVASVHDMRDVFARIKQSVDGIDHQVRQVSTATSELDSNAGKIAEVISSVAAMSEQSAASTEEVASSTQEQFNYITTISERSRELTNHANTLFNEVKKFKI; from the coding sequence ATGAAATTAAAACTTAAATTGATGTTGGCCTTCCTGATCACCGTCCTTGTTACAGCAGGTGCACTCGCACCACTAGGTCTGTATCAGTCAGGAAAACAAGCCACGCAAAGTGTGAACAACAAACTAGACGGATTGGTATCTGCTGCAACATTTCAGTTGGACGGTTGGTTACATGGCAATGAGAAATTAGTAGAAACGGTGGGGCTTGTGTTCCAGGAAGCTGTACCAGCTTCTGATGTGAATGAAGACTATCTGTCCATCATGTACCAAGGCACCAACCAGAACAATATAGAGGATTTATATTACGGTAACGAGGATGGTCAGTTTATAAATGGTTCCGATTTCGTCCAAGCAGCAGATTATGATCCCAGAGAACGTTCCTGGTACAAAGAAGCTGTAGCAGCTGACAAACTGATCTTTACCGATCCATACATCGATAACAAATCTAAACAATTCACGGTGTCCATCGCCATGCCTGTAAAAACAGAGAATGGTGCGCTACAGGGAGTTGTAGCTTCTGATATTTTGCTCTCCAAATTAACCGATACGGTTAATCAGATTGATCTGGGTGGGTTAGGGTACACCTTCATGCTTGATAAAAATGGCGTCATCCTAGCTCATCCCAAAGCTGAGCTTGCAAGCACCTCTGCCGCCGACAATGCTGAATTGGGGCCTCTACTGCCAGAGATGTTAGCTAATCCATCAGGACAGGAGTCCTTCCAATATAACGGGGATAACCTACTTTTATACTTCAAACAGATTCCAAGTACCGGCTGGATTGTCGGTTCAGTCATTTCTGAAAAACTCGCTTATGCTGAATATTATCAATTACGCGACCAATACATTCTCATTATCACGGTTACGCTCGTCGTTGTTTTGGCAGCAGCATATGGTGTTGCCGCTCGTTTAATCAAGCCTTTGAAACGACTCCAGCTCATGTCAGCTCAAATGTCTGAAGGTGATTTCACAGGACGTGTTCCTTCCAAAGGAAAAGATGAATTTGCCGAGCTTGGAGTGGCTTTCAATTCAATGTCTGATCAGCTCAGTCAGTTGTTACAACAGGTACAGCAGTCTGCAGATCGGGTTCAGGACATTTCACATGATATGGAGAATCATACCGGGAATACCCAGCGCATCGCCGAACAGATCTCCATCGCTACAGACGAGCTCGCTCAAGGGTCAAGCAGCCAGGCAGAGTCTGTCTATGAAGGCTCTAACCGACTAACCGAAATGAGCCACACCGTCAACGGCATTAATGGCAGTATCGAGCAATCGGTAGCTATGATGCAGGAGGCAACAGACGCCATGCACGCAGGATTACAAGCCGTAGACCATCAAGTGCATCTCGCAGAAGATAACCGTAAATCTATTCAACAGGTCGGAGAATCCATTCACTTATTGGCGGATAAATCTCGCAAAATTGAAGATATCGCCAGCATGATCCGTGATATTTCGGCTCAGACGAACTTGCTCGCCCTGAATGCCTCCATTGAAGCTGCTCGAGCGGGAGAACAAGGACGTGGGTTTGCTGTAGTTGCGGGTGAGGTACGCAAACTAGCTGAGCAATCTTCCCAGTCTGTGGATTCCATTATTGTGCTGCTAAGCGAAATTCAGGCTGCAAGCAGTCAAAGCGTCGATGAAGTAACTTCTGCCGAGCAAGTCACCCAACAACAAGTTGCTTCCGTTCATGACATGCGGGATGTATTTGCACGAATTAAACAATCGGTCGATGGCATTGACCATCAGGTGAGACAGGTTTCTACAGCGACCTCTGAACTCGACAGTAATGCAGGGAAAATTGCCGAGGTGATCTCTAGTGTTGCCGCGATGTCCGAACAGAGTGCTGCTTCCACAGAAGAAGTCGCTTCTTCCACTCAAGAGCAGTTCAATTACATTACAACCATTTCAGAACGCTCTAGAGAATTAACGAATCACGCCAACACGTTATTTAACGAAGTTAAAAAATTTAAAATTTAA
- a CDS encoding methyl-accepting chemotaxis protein: MKLKPKLMMMFLVAVLITAVPLAALGLIQTEKQATLHVDTKLKGLMTSSANELNGWISSNAKVVETLAFIIQEGIPEGQLNADYFNIMKLGSNKESLSDLYFGAEQNGDFLNGSGWVPDADYDPRKRPWYMEAKQANQLTFSDPYLDMVTNQYAVSIAMPVQNKEGQLQGIAAADLLLSTLTDTVSKINLDGLGYTFLIDKKGQLLAHPDDKLVNTSAADDPELQPLLADMQANPSGQKLFRYNDENYSLFYQQIPSTGWVIGAVISEKLAYAEYYTLRNNYILIIGVTLLVVMAASYWIASLFIKPLRNLHGTSQQMSSGDFTSRVNIKGRDEFAELGTAFNQMSDQLSALLQQVTSSADQVQRISGEMEEHTNNTKRIAEQISIATDELAQGSSKQAESVYDGSSRLSEMSDNVSGIHRSVEQSVDMMREASEAMQVGIQAVDHQVELAGDNRKSIDRVGESITLLADKSQKIEGIVDMIRGIASQTNLLALNASIEAARAGEHGRGFAVVAEEVRKLAEQSSSSAQDIIVLLDEIQAASRQSVHEVVSAEGGIDQQVAAVHEMRESFTRIKQSIDGINSQLGLVSSATTELDGNAGKIAEVISSVAAMSEESAASTEEVASSTQEQVNYTTSISKRANELSQHANTLFQEVKKFKI, from the coding sequence ATGAAGCTCAAACCAAAATTAATGATGATGTTTCTCGTCGCCGTACTAATCACGGCAGTTCCACTTGCAGCTCTGGGCTTGATTCAAACCGAGAAACAAGCCACGTTACATGTGGACACCAAATTAAAGGGACTAATGACCTCATCAGCCAACGAGTTAAATGGATGGATTAGCAGTAACGCTAAGGTGGTTGAAACGCTGGCGTTCATCATTCAGGAGGGTATACCTGAGGGGCAGCTCAATGCAGATTATTTTAATATTATGAAGCTTGGTAGCAATAAAGAAAGCCTTTCGGATCTCTATTTTGGTGCAGAACAAAACGGTGATTTTCTTAATGGCTCCGGATGGGTGCCTGACGCTGATTACGATCCCCGAAAACGACCATGGTACATGGAAGCCAAGCAGGCTAACCAATTAACATTCTCCGATCCTTATCTAGATATGGTGACCAATCAATATGCCGTGTCTATCGCCATGCCGGTACAGAATAAGGAAGGTCAACTGCAAGGAATTGCAGCAGCCGACCTTCTTCTCTCTACCCTTACTGACACGGTGAGTAAAATCAACCTGGATGGGCTAGGATACACCTTTTTAATTGATAAAAAAGGACAGCTCCTGGCTCACCCTGATGACAAGCTCGTGAATACATCTGCTGCGGATGATCCAGAACTCCAGCCTTTACTGGCTGATATGCAAGCCAACCCGTCAGGGCAGAAGCTTTTCCGTTACAACGATGAGAACTATTCTTTGTTCTATCAACAGATTCCGAGTACAGGCTGGGTGATTGGTGCAGTAATTTCCGAAAAGCTCGCTTATGCCGAGTATTACACCTTACGTAACAATTATATTCTGATTATTGGAGTTACACTGCTCGTTGTGATGGCTGCATCGTATTGGATCGCCTCACTCTTCATTAAGCCTCTGAGAAATCTGCATGGCACATCCCAGCAGATGTCGAGTGGTGATTTTACCAGCCGAGTGAACATTAAAGGCAGAGATGAATTTGCCGAGCTGGGCACGGCATTCAATCAGATGTCCGATCAACTGAGTGCGCTGCTTCAACAGGTGACCTCTTCCGCGGATCAGGTACAGCGTATCTCTGGTGAGATGGAAGAACATACGAACAATACAAAGCGCATAGCAGAGCAGATCTCCATTGCCACAGATGAACTGGCTCAAGGCTCCAGCAAACAAGCCGAATCTGTCTACGATGGCTCAAGTCGTCTGTCAGAGATGAGTGATAACGTTAGCGGTATTCACCGCAGTGTAGAACAATCCGTCGACATGATGCGTGAAGCAAGTGAAGCTATGCAAGTCGGGATTCAGGCAGTTGACCACCAAGTCGAGCTTGCAGGCGATAATCGCAAATCTATCGACCGTGTTGGAGAGTCCATCACACTGCTGGCAGACAAGTCACAGAAAATCGAAGGCATCGTCGATATGATTCGTGGCATTGCCTCACAGACTAATCTGCTTGCCTTGAACGCTTCAATTGAAGCAGCTAGAGCGGGTGAACATGGACGTGGTTTCGCCGTCGTAGCCGAAGAAGTCCGGAAGCTAGCCGAACAATCTTCAAGTTCTGCCCAGGATATCATCGTATTGCTGGATGAGATTCAGGCGGCCAGTCGCCAAAGTGTGCATGAGGTGGTTTCGGCTGAAGGTGGCATTGATCAACAAGTCGCTGCTGTGCATGAGATGCGCGAATCATTCACAAGGATTAAGCAATCCATTGACGGTATCAACAGCCAGCTAGGGCTTGTATCTTCTGCCACGACTGAACTGGATGGAAACGCAGGCAAGATTGCTGAGGTGATCTCCAGCGTAGCAGCCATGTCAGAGGAAAGTGCAGCTTCCACCGAGGAAGTTGCCTCCTCAACGCAAGAACAGGTTAATTACACGACGAGTATATCGAAACGTGCTAATGAACTGTCACAGCATGCCAACACATTATTCCAAGAAGTGAAGAAGTTCAAAATCTAA